One window of Flavobacteriales bacterium genomic DNA carries:
- a CDS encoding 2-oxoacid:acceptor oxidoreductase subunit alpha — translation METIPTPRPKTVEAREKVVILFAGDSGDGIQLTGAQFTESNALFGNDVSTFPNYPAEIRAPQGTLAGVSGYQLHFGSVDVFTPGDTCDVLVVMNAAALKANIGKLKHGGIIIANSDGFDAKNLRLSGYPDMENPLTDGSLDNYVLQTVDVTKLTRNALEDTTLGMKEKDRSKNMFVLGFINWMYSRKLDRTREFLKAKFKSKPELLEANMKVLQAGYNYGDTSETFTTRYEVKPAPMPKGTYRNITGNQGIAIGLIAGAQKAGLELFYGSYPITPASDILHELSRNKHFGVKTFQAEDEIAAICSSIGASYGGALGTTASSGPGIALKGEALGLAFMLELPLVVVNVQRGGPSTGLPTKTEQADLWQALFGRNGEAPIPVLAASSPTDCFEMAFEAVKLAVEHMTPVILLSDGYIANGAEPWRFPEAKDLRPIVPPYAKPREAVEGSPDEVEKFLPYARDERGVRPWAVPGMKGLQHRIGGIEKEDKTGNISYDPQNHELMVKLRAEKVQCIADTYRPIRLDSGPESGDLLIVGWGSTYGAIRTAVVELQKEGYSVAHVHLRHMFPFNKGLGGMLKRYGKVLVPEMNSGQLRQLLRAEYLVDAQGLNKVQGMPFASEEIRAGVLKLLKP, via the coding sequence ATGGAAACCATACCCACGCCCCGTCCGAAGACCGTTGAGGCCCGCGAGAAGGTGGTGATCCTTTTCGCCGGGGACAGCGGCGACGGCATTCAGCTCACTGGAGCCCAGTTCACCGAATCCAACGCGCTCTTCGGCAACGATGTGAGCACGTTCCCGAACTACCCGGCGGAGATCCGTGCGCCTCAAGGCACGCTCGCGGGCGTCAGCGGCTACCAGTTGCACTTCGGTAGCGTGGACGTCTTCACGCCCGGTGACACGTGCGATGTGCTGGTGGTGATGAACGCGGCGGCGCTTAAGGCCAACATCGGCAAGCTGAAGCACGGTGGCATCATCATCGCCAACAGCGATGGCTTCGACGCGAAGAACCTGCGCCTCTCCGGCTATCCGGATATGGAGAACCCGCTGACGGACGGTTCGCTGGACAACTACGTGCTCCAGACCGTGGACGTCACCAAGCTCACCCGCAACGCGCTCGAGGACACCACCTTGGGCATGAAGGAGAAGGACCGCAGCAAGAACATGTTCGTGCTGGGCTTCATCAACTGGATGTACAGCCGCAAGCTGGACCGTACCCGGGAATTCCTCAAGGCCAAATTCAAGAGCAAGCCCGAACTGCTGGAGGCGAACATGAAGGTGCTGCAGGCAGGCTACAACTATGGCGATACCAGTGAGACCTTCACCACACGCTACGAGGTGAAGCCCGCTCCGATGCCCAAGGGCACCTACCGCAACATCACCGGCAACCAAGGCATCGCCATCGGCCTCATCGCCGGTGCGCAAAAGGCCGGGCTGGAGCTTTTCTACGGCAGCTACCCCATCACCCCGGCCAGTGACATCCTGCACGAGCTCTCGCGCAACAAGCATTTCGGTGTGAAGACCTTCCAGGCGGAGGATGAGATCGCCGCCATCTGCTCCTCCATCGGTGCCAGCTACGGCGGCGCCTTAGGCACCACGGCAAGCAGCGGGCCGGGCATCGCGCTCAAGGGCGAGGCGCTCGGTCTGGCCTTCATGCTGGAGCTCCCCTTGGTGGTGGTGAACGTGCAGCGCGGCGGACCCAGCACCGGGCTGCCCACGAAGACGGAACAGGCCGATCTCTGGCAAGCGCTCTTCGGTCGCAACGGCGAGGCACCGATCCCGGTGCTCGCGGCGAGCAGCCCCACGGATTGTTTCGAGATGGCCTTCGAAGCAGTGAAGCTGGCCGTGGAGCACATGACGCCCGTGATCCTGCTCAGCGACGGCTACATCGCCAACGGTGCGGAGCCGTGGCGCTTCCCAGAGGCGAAGGACCTGAGACCGATCGTTCCGCCTTATGCCAAACCGCGCGAAGCGGTAGAAGGCTCGCCGGACGAAGTTGAAAAATTCCTGCCGTATGCCCGGGATGAACGCGGCGTGCGTCCGTGGGCCGTCCCCGGCATGAAAGGCTTGCAACACCGCATCGGCGGCATCGAGAAGGAGGACAAGACCGGTAACATCAGCTATGACCCGCAGAACCATGAACTGATGGTGAAACTGCGTGCCGAAAAGGTGCAGTGCATAGCCGACACGTACCGGCCCATCCGCTTGGACAGCGGTCCCGAGAGCGGTGACCTGCTGATCGTCGGCTGGGGATCAACGTACGGTGCCATTCGCACGGCTGTGGTGGAGCTGCAGAAGGAAGGCTACAGCGTGGCGCACGTACATCTGCGGCACATGTTCCCATTCAACAAGGGCCTCGGCGGCATGCTGAAGCGCTACGGCAAAGTGCTGGTGCCCGAGATGAACAGCGGCCAGTTGCGCCAGTTGCTGCG
- a CDS encoding DUF433 domain-containing protein, protein MDRHDHITSDPKIMLGKPCFRGTRIPVYLILQKIALGEQVNDLLSGYPGLSKESIKAAQLFAEDTD, encoded by the coding sequence ATGGATCGGCACGACCATATCACTTCCGACCCAAAGATCATGTTGGGTAAACCCTGCTTTCGAGGTACACGCATTCCTGTATACCTGATCCTGCAGAAGATCGCTTTGGGAGAGCAAGTGAATGATCTCCTCTCTGGCTACCCCGGACTTTCCAAGGAGAGCATCAAGGCCGCACAGCTTTTCGCCGAGGACACAGACTAG
- a CDS encoding 5'-nucleotidase, lipoprotein e(P4) family: protein MIKTPLSRPLLGLSLVLLASCHPVSQTTSTSLSPAPPVVNVSAQLAQQGVDGTVYQNASADVHRLYQQGYELARIRLDANLARPHPLPPAVIVDIDETVLDNSPYQAANSAKGLTYSPKTWKEWTALAKAKALPGAVDFLNYAVSKGCSVFYLSNREEDEEDATVRNLVSEGFPMADAPHVMPMAGTSDKTARRVEVAKTHSIVLLVGDQLTDLDESFKDRSVGEGKPHVDAMRDSLERYFIMLPNSMYGVWLNAVSGKPDSAKAGNKERYLKAKGY from the coding sequence ATGATCAAGACCCCCCTCTCCCGCCCGCTCCTCGGGCTTAGCTTGGTCCTGTTGGCCAGCTGCCATCCGGTATCTCAGACAACGAGCACGTCCCTGTCGCCCGCGCCCCCGGTGGTGAACGTTTCCGCCCAGCTGGCGCAACAAGGCGTGGACGGCACGGTCTACCAGAACGCCTCCGCGGATGTGCATCGGCTCTATCAGCAGGGCTATGAACTGGCGCGGATCCGGCTGGACGCCAACCTTGCCCGACCGCACCCACTTCCCCCGGCGGTGATCGTGGACATCGATGAGACCGTGCTGGACAACAGCCCCTACCAAGCGGCCAACAGCGCGAAGGGCCTTACCTACAGCCCGAAGACCTGGAAAGAATGGACGGCACTGGCAAAAGCGAAGGCCCTTCCGGGTGCGGTGGATTTCCTGAACTATGCCGTGAGCAAGGGCTGCTCGGTGTTCTACCTCTCCAACAGGGAAGAGGACGAAGAAGATGCGACGGTCCGGAATCTGGTGAGCGAGGGCTTCCCCATGGCAGACGCCCCGCACGTGATGCCGATGGCGGGCACAAGTGATAAGACGGCCCGTCGCGTGGAAGTGGCCAAAACACACAGCATCGTGCTGCTCGTGGGCGACCAGCTCACCGATCTCGATGAGAGCTTCAAGGACCGCAGCGTTGGTGAGGGTAAGCCGCACGTTGACGCGATGCGCGACTCGTTGGAACGCTACTTCATTATGCTGCCCAACAGCATGTACGGTGTGTGGTTGAACGCGGTGAGCGGCAAACCCGACAGCGCCAAGGCCGGGAATAAGGAACGCTACCTGAAAGCGAAGGGATACTGA
- a CDS encoding D-tyrosyl-tRNA(Tyr) deacylase, with translation MRAVIQRVSEAAVHIAGNETARIGKGYLVLLGIEVGDTSEELEWTCGKVARMRLFPDLDGVMNLDINEAQGELLLVSQFTLQASTRKGNRPSYIRAARPEEAIPLYLRAKQLFSALIQGRVKSGEFGADMQISLVNDGPVTIVIDSRLKE, from the coding sequence ATGCGTGCTGTGATCCAGCGGGTGTCCGAGGCCGCCGTGCATATCGCGGGGAACGAGACCGCCAGGATCGGCAAGGGCTACTTGGTGCTGCTCGGCATCGAGGTGGGTGACACATCCGAAGAACTGGAATGGACCTGCGGAAAGGTGGCGCGCATGCGGCTCTTCCCGGACCTCGACGGGGTGATGAACCTGGACATCAACGAGGCGCAGGGCGAATTGCTCTTGGTGAGCCAGTTCACACTTCAGGCCAGTACGCGGAAGGGGAACCGCCCCAGCTACATCCGCGCGGCACGACCTGAAGAGGCCATCCCGCTCTACCTGCGTGCGAAGCAGTTGTTCAGCGCATTGATCCAAGGGCGCGTGAAGTCCGGTGAGTTCGGTGCGGACATGCAGATCTCCTTGGTGAACGACGGCCCGGTGACCATCGTGATCGACAGCCGCCTGAAGGAATGA
- a CDS encoding nucleotide pyrophosphohydrolase produces the protein MENKSSQGEVTELQCEVDEWIARVGVRYFNELTNMAILSEEVGEVARIIARRYGEQSEKESDKDKDLGEELADVLFVVLCLANQTDTDLQLAWKKKMEVRTQRDRERHQENTKLKKP, from the coding sequence ATGGAGAACAAAAGCAGCCAGGGAGAAGTCACGGAACTACAATGTGAGGTGGACGAATGGATCGCCCGCGTTGGCGTGCGCTACTTCAACGAGCTGACGAACATGGCCATCCTCAGCGAGGAAGTGGGCGAAGTGGCCCGCATCATCGCACGCCGGTATGGTGAACAGAGCGAAAAGGAGAGCGACAAAGACAAGGACCTCGGCGAGGAATTGGCGGATGTTCTTTTTGTAGTGCTATGCTTGGCGAACCAGACGGATACCGACCTTCAGCTCGCCTGGAAAAAGAAGATGGAGGTACGGACGCAACGGGATAGGGAGCGCCATCAAGAGAATACAAAGCTGAAGAAGCCGTAA
- a CDS encoding 3-deoxy-D-manno-octulosonic acid transferase, whose translation MAPWNPKAAAWVKGREKLWDRLEKVAPQLQGCLWMHCASVGEFEQGRPVLEAVKKERPEIPVLLTFFSPSGYEARKEYPLATVVEYLPPDNARNAERLQRLIAPKSAIFVKYEFWFHHLKALRKNNVPTFLISALFRKDQPFFHWYGSAWRKMLSFFSHILTQDEASRTLLTSLGMKHVSVGGDTRFDRVAEIVAQGEELPLAKAFAGEGPVLICGSTWPTDEKLLSSALGSMGLGAPKCIVVPHELHEQQLAGSEQLFPKPLARWSELEQTPADNVAAILGKEEHGTMLVDRMGLLARLYRYGRVAYVGGGFTDGIHSLLEAAAWGVPVIFGPDNEKFPEARGLIDAGAAIEVKTEKELTVALERWLKDPQALKTASEAARHYVMSRTRATKVAMEMVVKAIV comes from the coding sequence ATGGCCCCTTGGAACCCGAAGGCCGCAGCCTGGGTGAAAGGGCGTGAAAAGCTTTGGGACCGCCTTGAGAAAGTAGCGCCGCAATTGCAGGGTTGTTTGTGGATGCACTGTGCGAGCGTGGGCGAGTTCGAGCAGGGCAGGCCGGTGCTGGAAGCGGTCAAGAAAGAACGTCCGGAGATCCCCGTGCTGCTCACCTTCTTCAGCCCCAGCGGCTACGAGGCCCGAAAGGAATACCCGCTGGCCACCGTGGTGGAATACCTGCCGCCGGACAATGCGCGTAACGCGGAACGGTTGCAACGCTTGATCGCCCCCAAGTCCGCGATCTTCGTGAAGTACGAGTTCTGGTTCCATCACCTTAAGGCGCTTCGGAAGAATAATGTCCCCACGTTCCTGATCTCGGCCCTCTTTCGCAAGGACCAGCCTTTTTTTCATTGGTACGGGAGCGCATGGCGCAAGATGCTCTCCTTCTTCTCGCACATCCTCACGCAGGACGAAGCTTCCCGGACACTGCTGACCAGCCTTGGAATGAAGCACGTCTCCGTCGGAGGCGATACCCGCTTTGATCGCGTTGCGGAGATCGTCGCACAAGGCGAGGAACTGCCACTGGCGAAAGCATTCGCTGGCGAAGGCCCCGTACTGATCTGCGGAAGCACATGGCCGACCGATGAAAAACTGCTGTCCTCGGCACTGGGATCCATGGGACTTGGAGCGCCGAAATGCATCGTGGTGCCGCATGAACTGCACGAGCAGCAACTGGCCGGTTCGGAACAGCTATTTCCCAAACCCTTGGCGCGATGGTCCGAACTGGAGCAAACGCCTGCCGACAATGTGGCCGCCATACTGGGAAAGGAGGAACACGGCACCATGTTGGTGGACCGCATGGGCCTGCTCGCCCGGCTCTATCGCTATGGCCGTGTCGCCTACGTAGGTGGCGGTTTCACCGATGGTATCCATAGCCTGTTGGAAGCTGCCGCTTGGGGTGTGCCGGTGATCTTCGGGCCGGACAATGAGAAATTCCCGGAGGCGCGCGGCTTGATCGACGCGGGGGCCGCGATCGAGGTGAAGACGGAGAAGGAACTGACGGTCGCGTTGGAGCGCTGGCTCAAGGATCCGCAGGCCTTGAAGACCGCTTCGGAGGCGGCTCGGCACTATGTGATGAGCCGGACAAGGGCGACCAAGGTTGCCATGGAGATGGTGGTGAAGGCGATTGTTTGA